Proteins from a genomic interval of Aquabacterium sp. J223:
- the galT gene encoding galactose-1-phosphate uridylyltransferase → MHQLQLTKPDGRRLTLYSRRPIDTGLQAPSPFAEPLHPNPHLRWHPLRGEWVAYAAHRQDRTFLPPPEYNPLAVTSDPEHPTELPAGDWDVAVFDNRFPSLTAAAHDAPLSTVPTAIGNGHCEVVVFTQDPSSSLGRLPVEHLALLIEVWGDRCRHLGQQHDIAYVLPFENRGKEVGVTLHHPHGQIYAYPEVPPVPRRMGEQQAAHLAEHGRGLLETMIEREIADHARRLLYLGELAVAWVPACARYPYEVWVATRRPVARFEQLCDADRLDLARALKTVLLKYDGLWQRPMPYLMAWYSAPSQGDHPGWHLHAQLWPPYRTPDKLKVLAGTELAAGWFAVDALPEDKAAELQAVPVELDR, encoded by the coding sequence ATGCACCAGCTCCAACTGACCAAACCCGACGGCCGCCGGCTGACGCTGTACAGCCGCCGTCCGATCGACACCGGCCTGCAGGCGCCCAGCCCCTTCGCCGAGCCGCTGCACCCCAACCCGCACCTGCGCTGGCACCCGCTTCGCGGCGAATGGGTGGCCTATGCGGCGCACCGGCAGGACCGGACCTTCCTGCCGCCGCCGGAATACAACCCGCTCGCGGTGACGAGCGATCCCGAACATCCGACGGAGCTGCCGGCGGGCGACTGGGACGTCGCGGTGTTCGACAACCGCTTTCCCTCGCTCACCGCCGCCGCGCACGACGCGCCGCTGTCGACCGTGCCGACCGCCATCGGCAACGGCCATTGCGAGGTGGTGGTGTTCACGCAGGACCCGTCGTCGTCGCTCGGCCGGCTGCCGGTGGAGCACCTCGCCCTGCTGATCGAGGTCTGGGGCGACCGTTGCCGCCACCTCGGCCAGCAGCACGACATCGCCTACGTGCTGCCGTTCGAGAACCGCGGCAAGGAGGTGGGCGTCACGCTGCACCACCCGCATGGCCAGATCTACGCCTACCCGGAGGTGCCGCCGGTGCCACGGCGCATGGGCGAGCAGCAGGCGGCCCACCTGGCCGAGCACGGCCGTGGCCTGCTGGAGACGATGATCGAGCGCGAGATCGCCGACCACGCGCGACGCCTGCTCTACCTGGGCGAGCTCGCCGTGGCCTGGGTGCCGGCCTGCGCCCGCTACCCCTACGAGGTGTGGGTCGCCACCCGGCGCCCGGTGGCGCGCTTCGAGCAGCTGTGCGACGCCGACCGGCTGGACCTGGCGCGCGCGCTGAAGACGGTGCTGCTGAAGTACGACGGCCTGTGGCAGCGGCCGATGCCGTACCTGATGGCCTGGTACAGCGCACCCAGCCAGGGCGACCACCCCGGCTGGCACCTGCACGCGCAGCTGTGGCCGCCGTACCGCACGCCGGACAAACTCAAGGTGCTGGCCGGCACCGAGCTGGCGGCCGGCTGGTTCGCGGTCGACGCCCTGCCCGAGGACAAGGCCGCCGAGCTGCAGGCCGTGCCGGTGGAGCTGGACCGATGA
- the galK gene encoding galactokinase encodes MNEADPSLAQAVEAVVDEAPFPLVSAAFLQAFGRPPEALSSAPGRVNLLGEHTDYNDGFVLPVAIPQRTRVALGQASGPLTRVQAQVLGTTAHFSHDQPPTEPFARYVYGCLRLAEEAGLALPPLDICIASDVPLGVGLSSSAALEVAVLRALRARFATGWDDVQIARMAQRAEIEHAGVRCGILDQMASSLADPFQALFLDTRSLERRLVPLPSGAAILVLDSGISRSLATSGYNERRAECEAAAQALGVAALRDVDDPARAAALPAPLDRRARHVITENARVLQAAAGVDAETFGALMNASHASLRGDYEVSVPPLDWLVARLQREPGVFGARLTGAGFGGACVALCAADRLAAIAEPVLADYAAEGEQGRQLVP; translated from the coding sequence ATGAACGAGGCCGATCCGTCGCTGGCGCAGGCGGTGGAGGCGGTCGTCGACGAGGCCCCGTTTCCGCTGGTCTCGGCCGCCTTCCTGCAGGCCTTCGGCCGGCCGCCGGAGGCGCTGTCCTCCGCCCCCGGCCGGGTCAACCTGCTCGGCGAGCACACCGACTACAACGACGGCTTCGTGCTGCCGGTGGCCATTCCCCAGCGCACGCGGGTGGCGCTGGGGCAGGCCAGCGGTCCGTTGACGCGCGTGCAGGCCCAGGTGCTCGGCACGACCGCGCACTTCAGCCACGACCAGCCGCCCACCGAGCCCTTCGCCCGCTACGTCTACGGCTGCCTGCGACTGGCCGAGGAGGCCGGGCTGGCCCTGCCGCCGCTGGACATCTGCATCGCTTCCGACGTGCCGCTGGGCGTCGGCCTGTCGTCCAGCGCGGCGCTGGAGGTGGCGGTGCTGCGCGCGCTGCGGGCGCGCTTCGCCACCGGCTGGGACGACGTGCAGATCGCCCGCATGGCCCAGCGGGCCGAGATCGAACACGCCGGCGTGCGCTGCGGCATCCTCGACCAGATGGCGAGCAGCCTGGCCGACCCGTTCCAGGCGCTGTTCCTCGACACCCGCAGCCTGGAGCGCCGGCTGGTGCCGTTGCCGTCAGGCGCGGCCATCCTGGTGCTCGATTCGGGCATCAGCCGCAGCCTGGCGACCAGCGGCTACAACGAGCGGCGGGCCGAGTGCGAGGCCGCCGCGCAGGCGCTCGGTGTCGCCGCGCTGCGGGACGTGGACGACCCGGCACGGGCCGCCGCGCTGCCGGCGCCGCTGGACCGCCGGGCGCGCCACGTCATCACCGAGAACGCCCGCGTGCTGCAGGCCGCGGCCGGTGTCGACGCCGAGACGTTCGGCGCGCTGATGAACGCCTCGCACGCCAGCCTGCGCGGCGACTACGAGGTGTCGGTGCCGCCGCTGGACTGGCTGGTCGCGCGGCTGCAGCGCGAGCCCGGCGTCTTCGGCGCCCGGCTCACCGGCGCGGGGTTCGGCGGCGCCTGCGTCGCGCTGTGCGCGGCCGACCGGCTGGCCGCGATCGCCGAACCGGTGCTGGCCGACTACGCCGCCGAGGGCGAGCAGGGGCGGCAGCTGGTGCCATGA
- a CDS encoding aldose epimerase family protein, with the protein MGQGGAVHETACGRDPEGGPLRCYTLVMGRLRAALMNWGATLLSLRAPDRHGVGGEVLLGFEEPSGWWRPPRQPYLGGTIGRVANRVAGARFAVDGAEHRLAANDGAHSLHGGARGFDQRAWQGEVRLLPEGPSVRFRRISPDGEEGYPGHLSVEVVYTLTEDALHLQWSATTDRTTPVNLTQHAYFNLEGDGGTVLDHRLQLPAARVTPVDAGLIPTGEHRPVDGTPFDFRTAKPIGQDLGAADEQLRHAGGYDHNWVLDGVPDLQQPGLHLAAVLTAPRSGRRLTLSTSQPGLQFYSGNFLDGRLKGRGGRPLQRHAGLCLEPQHFPDSVHRPDFPSVWLRPGERWLHRAVYCFDTV; encoded by the coding sequence ATGGGGCAGGGCGGCGCCGTGCACGAGACCGCCTGCGGGCGCGACCCCGAGGGCGGGCCGCTGCGCTGCTACACCCTCGTCATGGGCCGGCTGCGCGCCGCCCTGATGAACTGGGGCGCCACGCTGCTGTCGCTGCGCGCGCCCGACCGCCACGGCGTCGGCGGCGAGGTGCTGCTGGGCTTCGAGGAGCCGTCGGGCTGGTGGCGACCGCCCCGCCAGCCCTACCTCGGCGGCACCATCGGCCGTGTCGCCAACCGCGTGGCCGGCGCCCGCTTCGCCGTCGACGGCGCGGAGCACCGGCTGGCCGCCAACGACGGCGCCCACTCGCTGCACGGCGGCGCGCGCGGCTTCGACCAGCGCGCCTGGCAGGGCGAGGTGCGGCTGCTGCCCGAGGGCCCGTCGGTGCGCTTCCGCCGCATCAGCCCGGACGGGGAGGAGGGCTACCCGGGGCACCTGTCGGTGGAGGTGGTCTACACGCTGACCGAGGACGCGCTGCACCTGCAGTGGAGCGCCACCACCGACCGCACCACCCCGGTCAACCTGACGCAGCACGCCTACTTCAACCTGGAGGGCGACGGCGGCACGGTGCTCGACCACCGCCTTCAGCTGCCGGCGGCCCGCGTCACGCCGGTGGATGCCGGACTGATCCCGACCGGCGAGCACCGGCCGGTGGACGGCACGCCCTTCGACTTCCGCACGGCCAAGCCGATCGGGCAGGACCTCGGGGCGGCCGACGAGCAGCTGCGCCATGCCGGCGGCTACGACCACAACTGGGTGCTGGACGGGGTGCCCGACCTGCAGCAGCCCGGGCTGCACCTGGCCGCGGTGCTGACCGCGCCGCGCAGCGGCCGCCGGCTCACGCTGTCCACCAGCCAGCCGGGGCTGCAGTTCTACAGCGGCAACTTCCTCGACGGCCGCTTGAAGGGACGCGGCGGCCGGCCGCTGCAGCGCCATGCCGGCCTGTGCCTGGAGCCGCAGCACTTCCCGGACAGCGTGCACCGTCCGGACTTCCCCTCGGTGTGGCTGCGCCCCGGCGAGCGCTGGCTGCACCGTGCGGTCTACTGCTTCGACACGGTGTAG
- a CDS encoding aminoacyl-tRNA deacylase, whose amino-acid sequence MAKKDRHVSETPATQWLKAHGIDYTEHVYDYVEHGGTAESSRQLGVPEHEVVKTLVMQDDRGTPLVVLMHGDRQVSTKALAREIGVKSVTPCAPEVAQRHSGYLVGGTSPFGLKKAMPVFVEASVLALPRILINGGRRGFLVGLPSLVLTGVLGARLVRCALVG is encoded by the coding sequence ATGGCGAAGAAGGACAGGCACGTCAGCGAGACGCCGGCCACGCAGTGGCTGAAGGCGCACGGCATCGACTACACCGAGCACGTCTACGACTACGTCGAGCATGGCGGCACCGCGGAGTCGTCGCGCCAGCTCGGTGTGCCCGAGCACGAGGTGGTGAAGACGCTGGTGATGCAGGACGACCGGGGGACGCCGCTGGTGGTGTTGATGCACGGCGACCGGCAGGTCAGCACCAAGGCGCTGGCGCGCGAGATCGGCGTCAAGTCGGTGACGCCGTGCGCGCCCGAGGTGGCGCAGCGGCACAGCGGCTACCTGGTCGGCGGCACCTCGCCGTTCGGGTTGAAGAAGGCAATGCCGGTGTTCGTGGAGGCCAGCGTGCTGGCGCTGCCGCGCATCCTCATCAACGGCGGGCGCCGGGGCTTCCTGGTGGGGCTGCCGTCGTTGGTGTTGACGGGGGTGCTGGGGGCACGGTTGGTGAGGTGTGCGTTGGTGGGGTGA
- the flgM gene encoding flagellar biosynthesis anti-sigma factor FlgM, with translation MKIGHLENKPAVTPVGTERKGAAGDATGTTATGTEPSAKVELSSAALLGPEGATPEFDAEKVQRIAQAIRDGKFQVNADAIADKLISNAQEVLSRSSH, from the coding sequence ATGAAGATCGGCCACCTCGAGAACAAGCCCGCCGTCACCCCGGTCGGCACCGAGCGCAAGGGTGCGGCGGGCGACGCCACCGGCACCACCGCCACCGGCACCGAACCCAGCGCCAAGGTCGAGCTGTCGTCGGCGGCGCTGCTGGGCCCGGAGGGCGCGACCCCCGAATTCGACGCCGAGAAGGTGCAGCGCATTGCCCAGGCCATCCGCGACGGCAAGTTCCAGGTGAACGCCGACGCCATCGCCGACAAGTTGATCTCGAACGCGCAGGAAGTGCTGAGTCGCAGTTCGCACTGA
- the flgA gene encoding flagellar basal body P-ring formation chaperone FlgA: MKLRPVPTLHRPLPRRAGRRLAELLLALGALATLGLLAPALALAREATTGGPDATLDASLQRLRHDATRQLQADWPGARVEVVVGALDPRLTLAPCARVSPYLPAGSRAWGRTRVGLRCDEGPVRWNVYLPVTVRVWARALVAANPLPAHQPLTESDLREAEVDLAAAPSPALRHRAALLGRSLQRPLAAGDTLRQADLKARQWFAAGDTVSVLAVGGGYTVRGEGQALSAGWEGQPVRVRTEGGRVINGRAVAERQVEVAL; encoded by the coding sequence GTGAAACTCCGCCCTGTCCCGACCCTGCACCGGCCGCTGCCGCGCCGCGCGGGACGCCGCCTGGCCGAGCTGCTGCTGGCCCTCGGCGCGCTGGCCACGCTCGGCCTGCTGGCGCCGGCGCTGGCGCTGGCGCGGGAGGCGACCACCGGCGGCCCCGACGCGACGCTGGACGCGTCGCTGCAGCGCCTGCGCCACGACGCCACCCGCCAGCTGCAGGCCGACTGGCCCGGCGCCCGCGTGGAGGTCGTGGTCGGCGCGCTGGACCCGCGGTTGACGCTCGCGCCCTGCGCCCGGGTCTCGCCGTACCTGCCGGCCGGCAGCCGCGCCTGGGGCCGGACCCGCGTCGGCCTGCGCTGCGACGAGGGCCCGGTGCGCTGGAATGTGTACCTGCCGGTGACGGTGAGGGTGTGGGCCCGCGCGCTGGTCGCCGCGAATCCCCTGCCCGCCCACCAGCCGCTCACCGAGTCCGACCTGCGGGAGGCCGAGGTGGACCTGGCGGCCGCGCCCTCCCCTGCGCTGCGCCACCGTGCCGCGCTGCTCGGCCGCAGCCTGCAGCGGCCGCTGGCCGCCGGCGACACGCTGCGCCAGGCCGATTTGAAGGCGCGCCAGTGGTTCGCCGCCGGCGACACCGTCTCGGTGCTCGCCGTCGGCGGCGGCTACACCGTGCGCGGCGAAGGCCAGGCGCTGTCCGCCGGCTGGGAAGGCCAGCCGGTGCGGGTGCGCACCGAGGGCGGCCGGGTGATCAACGGCCGGGCCGTCGCCGAGCGCCAGGTCGAGGTGGCCCTGTGA
- the flgB gene encoding flagellar basal body rod protein FlgB, translated as MINRLTDTLSFQAQALTLRAERQRLIASNIANADTPGYQAREMDFARALKEATGAATPARQMAAATAGHLQPPAGARSEAELLYARPAQTSLDSNTVDMDRERAAFADNSVKYEATLRFLNGSVRTLMDAIKGQ; from the coding sequence ATGATCAACCGACTGACCGACACGCTGAGCTTCCAGGCCCAAGCCCTGACGCTGCGCGCCGAGCGCCAGCGGCTGATTGCCAGCAACATCGCCAACGCCGACACGCCGGGCTACCAGGCGCGCGAGATGGACTTCGCCCGCGCGCTGAAGGAGGCCACCGGCGCGGCCACCCCGGCCCGCCAGATGGCGGCCGCCACCGCCGGCCACCTGCAGCCGCCGGCCGGCGCGCGCAGCGAGGCCGAACTGCTCTACGCCCGCCCGGCGCAGACCAGCCTGGACAGCAACACCGTCGACATGGACCGCGAGCGCGCGGCCTTCGCCGACAACTCCGTCAAGTACGAGGCCACGCTGCGCTTCCTCAACGGCAGCGTGCGCACCCTCATGGACGCGATCAAGGGGCAGTGA
- the flgC gene encoding flagellar basal body rod protein FlgC gives MSMFGIFNVAGSAVSAQSQRLNIVASNLANADTVAGPDGQAYKARQVVFQTALMGAAGAAGVTVSTVSEDTTPGRRVHDPKHPQADADGYVTYSNVNAVEEMVNMISASRSYQNNVEVMNTAKSLLMKTLQLGQG, from the coding sequence ATGAGCATGTTTGGAATCTTCAACGTCGCCGGCAGCGCGGTGTCGGCGCAAAGCCAGCGGCTGAACATCGTCGCTTCCAACCTGGCCAACGCCGACACCGTGGCCGGGCCCGACGGGCAGGCCTACAAGGCGCGGCAGGTCGTGTTCCAGACCGCGCTGATGGGCGCCGCCGGCGCCGCCGGCGTGACGGTCAGCACCGTCAGCGAGGACACCACCCCCGGACGCCGGGTGCACGACCCGAAGCACCCGCAGGCCGACGCCGACGGCTACGTCACCTACAGCAACGTCAACGCGGTGGAGGAGATGGTCAACATGATCTCGGCCTCGCGCTCGTACCAGAACAACGTCGAGGTGATGAACACCGCCAAGTCGCTGCTGATGAAGACGCTGCAGCTCGGCCAGGGCTGA
- a CDS encoding flagellar hook assembly protein FlgD codes for MDFSTITGTLSESQTALQAATAAKNKKAAAASESADQQDRFLKLLVAQMQNQDPMNPLDNAQVTSQMAQISTVTGIDKLNGTVAGLNTQFAQMQALQGASLVGRDVLVEGNRLQMVDGKALGAYQLDGKADKVKVEVLDASGAVVDTLQMGAQASGRQDLAWTPPSSAKADARYTFRVTASAAGTAVDATPLSRDKVQSVSLSGDSLTLQLQTGGATAYTSLKAVL; via the coding sequence ATGGACTTCTCCACCATCACCGGCACGCTGTCCGAGAGCCAGACCGCGCTGCAGGCCGCCACCGCGGCGAAGAACAAGAAGGCCGCTGCGGCCAGCGAGAGCGCCGACCAGCAGGACCGCTTCCTCAAGCTGCTGGTGGCGCAGATGCAGAACCAGGACCCGATGAACCCGCTGGACAACGCGCAGGTCACCAGCCAGATGGCGCAGATCAGCACGGTCACCGGCATCGACAAGCTCAACGGGACCGTCGCCGGCCTGAACACCCAGTTCGCGCAGATGCAGGCGCTGCAGGGCGCCTCGCTGGTCGGCCGCGACGTGCTGGTCGAAGGCAACCGCCTGCAGATGGTCGACGGCAAGGCGCTGGGCGCCTACCAGCTGGACGGCAAGGCCGACAAGGTGAAGGTGGAGGTGCTGGACGCCAGCGGCGCGGTGGTCGACACCCTGCAGATGGGCGCGCAGGCCAGCGGCCGGCAGGACCTGGCCTGGACGCCGCCGTCGTCCGCCAAGGCCGATGCCCGCTACACCTTCCGCGTCACCGCCAGCGCCGCCGGCACCGCCGTCGACGCCACCCCCCTGTCGCGCGACAAGGTGCAGTCCGTCTCGCTGTCGGGCGACAGCCTGACCCTGCAGCTGCAGACCGGCGGCGCGACCGCCTACACCAGCCTCAAGGCCGTGCTGTAA
- the flgE gene encoding flagellar hook protein FlgE — protein MGFQQGLSGLNATAKNLEVIGNNIANANTFGAKASRGEFSDVYAASLSGAGTNSVGIGTRLASVSQQFTQGNVTTTENPMDLAINGSGFFQVTDGASTLYTRNGQFKVDREGYIVNSEGLQLQGFMADAQGNIPQGGRPVALQLSSTARMPPQATDEMAIDMNLDSRAAVKTGDVMASPNNFNNATSVTVYDAQGRDAALTYYFQKSGTDQWSVFFSIDGTQVMDGGSPAQIQLTFNPDGSGLASAPTGSIPLTIPGAADGSRLDITTSIDFSKATQYGSSFGVSDLTQTGFTSGQLVNIAVESTGIIMARYSNGKQQPAGQVQLATFRNPQGLQAIGGNLWTQTFASGQPIPNMPGEGNMGSLQSGALEESNVDLTGELVGMIMAQRIYQANAQTIKTEDQVMQTLVNLR, from the coding sequence ATGGGTTTCCAGCAAGGCCTCTCCGGGCTCAACGCCACCGCCAAGAACCTCGAGGTCATCGGCAACAACATCGCCAATGCCAACACCTTCGGCGCCAAGGCCTCGCGCGGCGAGTTCTCGGACGTCTACGCCGCCTCGCTCAGCGGCGCGGGCACCAACTCGGTGGGCATCGGCACCCGGCTGGCGTCGGTGTCGCAGCAGTTCACGCAGGGCAACGTGACCACCACCGAGAACCCGATGGACCTGGCCATCAACGGCTCGGGCTTCTTCCAGGTCACCGACGGCGCGAGCACGCTGTACACCCGCAACGGCCAGTTCAAGGTCGACCGCGAGGGCTACATCGTCAACTCCGAGGGCCTGCAGCTGCAGGGCTTCATGGCCGACGCGCAGGGCAACATCCCGCAGGGCGGCCGGCCGGTGGCGCTGCAGCTGTCCAGCACCGCGCGCATGCCGCCGCAGGCCACCGACGAGATGGCCATCGACATGAACCTCGACTCGCGCGCCGCGGTGAAGACCGGCGACGTGATGGCCAGCCCCAACAACTTCAACAACGCCACCTCGGTCACCGTCTACGACGCGCAGGGCCGCGACGCGGCGCTGACCTACTACTTCCAGAAGAGCGGCACCGACCAGTGGAGCGTGTTCTTCAGCATCGACGGCACGCAGGTGATGGACGGCGGCAGCCCGGCGCAGATCCAGCTCACCTTCAACCCCGACGGCAGCGGCCTGGCCTCGGCGCCCACCGGCTCGATCCCGCTGACCATCCCCGGCGCGGCCGACGGCAGCCGGCTCGACATCACCACCAGCATCGACTTCAGCAAGGCCACGCAGTACGGCTCGTCCTTCGGCGTCAGCGACCTGACGCAGACCGGCTTCACCTCCGGCCAGCTGGTCAACATCGCGGTGGAGTCGACCGGCATCATCATGGCCCGCTACTCCAACGGCAAGCAGCAGCCGGCGGGGCAGGTGCAGCTGGCCACCTTCCGCAACCCGCAGGGCCTGCAGGCCATCGGCGGCAACCTGTGGACGCAGACCTTCGCCTCCGGCCAGCCCATCCCCAACATGCCGGGCGAGGGCAACATGGGCTCGCTGCAGTCCGGTGCGCTGGAGGAGTCGAACGTCGACCTCACCGGCGAACTGGTCGGCATGATCATGGCGCAGCGCATCTACCAGGCCAACGCGCAGACGATCAAGACCGAGGACCAGGTCATGCAGACGCTGGTGAACCTGAGGTAA
- the flgF gene encoding flagellar basal-body rod protein FlgF, which yields MDRMIYLSMAGAKATMQRQEVLSNNLANVSTTGFRAELQAFRAVPVRGDGASTRVYALETTVGYNAQPGTVTATGRNLDVAMRGNAWLAVQGLDGTEAYSRAGALDVNAEGQLVTRGSGLTVLGDGGPITVPANAEVAIGADGTVSAKVGNQRPQPVGKLKLVTPEAPLQRGGDGLFRSAAGDELPADPAARLQEGALEGSNVSPVETMVAMIAAARQFEAQMKILQTAEANGQTGAKLLGNQG from the coding sequence GTGGACCGCATGATCTACCTCTCCATGGCGGGCGCGAAGGCCACCATGCAGCGCCAGGAGGTGCTGTCCAACAACCTGGCCAACGTCTCGACCACGGGCTTCCGCGCCGAGCTGCAGGCCTTCCGCGCGGTGCCGGTGCGCGGCGACGGCGCCAGCACCCGGGTCTACGCGCTGGAGACCACCGTCGGCTACAACGCGCAGCCGGGCACCGTCACCGCCACCGGCCGCAACCTCGACGTCGCCATGCGCGGCAACGCCTGGCTGGCGGTGCAGGGCCTGGACGGCACCGAGGCCTACAGCCGCGCCGGCGCGCTGGACGTCAACGCCGAGGGCCAGCTGGTCACCCGCGGCTCGGGCCTGACGGTGCTGGGCGACGGCGGCCCGATCACGGTGCCCGCCAACGCCGAGGTGGCCATCGGCGCCGACGGCACGGTCAGCGCCAAGGTGGGCAACCAGCGGCCGCAGCCGGTGGGCAAGTTGAAGCTGGTGACGCCGGAGGCACCGCTGCAGCGTGGCGGCGACGGCCTGTTCCGCAGCGCCGCCGGCGACGAACTGCCGGCCGATCCGGCGGCCCGGCTGCAGGAGGGCGCGCTGGAGGGCTCCAACGTCAGCCCGGTGGAGACCATGGTCGCCATGATCGCCGCGGCGCGCCAGTTCGAGGCGCAGATGAAGATCCTGCAGACCGCCGAGGCCAACGGCCAGACCGGCGCCAAGCTGCTGGGCAACCAGGGCTGA
- a CDS encoding tripartite tricarboxylate transporter substrate-binding protein, which translates to MTTRRTFLQACGAAGAAAALPARGADAPLELARIFVGFPPGTAADVAARKVSERLHKGYAKTVVIENRPGAGGQLAIAAMRGAPIDGSHLLSVPISTLGTYPHTYKKLLYDTFADLTPVSNGSRFDYGLGVGPAVPESVKTVPELMAWFKANPSRAAIGSPGAGSALHFIVIMLGRAAGVEVNHVAYRGSPPAIQDMMGGNLAALCTPLGAFLNQPRLRLLASCGPTRSRFTPNVPTLAEQGYKDQVYEDGFAFFLPGRTPPEVVRRLNTALRETLSDPAMAEAMAGFGLEPAPTSPEQLAATLQSELQRWGPIVKSIGFSADN; encoded by the coding sequence ATGACCACACGACGCACCTTCCTCCAGGCCTGCGGCGCCGCCGGCGCCGCGGCGGCCCTTCCGGCGCGGGGGGCCGACGCGCCGCTGGAGCTGGCGCGCATCTTCGTCGGCTTCCCGCCCGGCACCGCGGCCGACGTCGCGGCACGCAAGGTGAGCGAGCGCCTCCACAAGGGCTACGCCAAGACGGTGGTGATCGAGAACCGGCCCGGCGCCGGCGGCCAGCTGGCCATCGCGGCGATGCGCGGCGCGCCCATCGACGGCTCGCACCTGCTGTCGGTGCCGATCTCCACGCTCGGCACCTACCCGCACACCTACAAGAAGCTGCTGTACGACACCTTCGCCGACCTGACCCCGGTGAGCAACGGCTCGCGCTTCGACTACGGCCTGGGCGTCGGCCCGGCGGTGCCGGAGAGCGTGAAGACCGTGCCCGAGCTGATGGCCTGGTTCAAGGCCAACCCGAGCCGGGCGGCGATCGGTTCGCCGGGCGCGGGCTCGGCGCTGCACTTCATCGTCATCATGCTGGGCCGGGCGGCCGGCGTCGAGGTGAACCACGTGGCCTACCGCGGCTCGCCGCCGGCCATCCAGGACATGATGGGCGGCAACCTCGCCGCGCTGTGCACGCCGCTGGGCGCCTTCCTCAACCAGCCGCGGCTGCGCCTGCTCGCCAGCTGCGGGCCGACGCGCAGCCGCTTCACGCCCAACGTGCCGACGCTGGCCGAGCAGGGCTACAAGGACCAGGTCTACGAGGACGGCTTCGCGTTCTTCCTGCCCGGTCGCACGCCGCCGGAGGTGGTGCGGCGCCTCAACACCGCGCTGCGCGAGACGCTGTCCGACCCGGCGATGGCCGAGGCGATGGCCGGCTTCGGCCTCGAGCCGGCGCCGACCAGCCCGGAGCAGCTGGCCGCGACGCTGCAGTCCGAGCTGCAGCGCTGGGGCCCGATCGTGAAGTCCATCGGCTTCAGCGCCGACAACTAG